One stretch of Streptomyces sp. NBC_01363 DNA includes these proteins:
- a CDS encoding ATP/GTP-binding protein — protein sequence MDSAVSESPLFAPRQPGARDQAEESLQAWQLDHTRAPIATKIVVAGGFGVGKTTFVGSVSEITPLKTEAMMTQASEETDDLSATPDKVTTTVAMDFGRITLDDDLVLYVFGTPGQQRFWFMWDDLVRGAIGAVVMADTRRLADCFPALDYFESCGLPYIVAVNHFEGTPGFEAEDVREALTVPPHVPVVIMDARNKITVIESLLALVGHALDATPA from the coding sequence ATGGACTCCGCCGTCTCTGAGTCGCCGCTCTTCGCCCCGCGGCAGCCGGGCGCCAGGGACCAGGCCGAGGAATCGCTCCAGGCCTGGCAGTTGGACCACACCAGGGCCCCCATCGCCACGAAGATCGTGGTCGCGGGCGGGTTCGGCGTGGGCAAGACGACCTTCGTCGGGTCGGTCTCCGAGATCACCCCGCTGAAGACCGAAGCGATGATGACCCAGGCCAGCGAGGAGACCGATGATCTCTCCGCGACGCCCGACAAGGTCACCACGACCGTCGCGATGGACTTCGGCCGGATCACGCTCGACGACGACCTCGTGCTGTACGTGTTCGGCACACCGGGCCAGCAGCGCTTCTGGTTCATGTGGGACGACCTGGTGCGCGGCGCGATCGGCGCGGTCGTGATGGCAGACACCCGTCGGCTCGCCGACTGCTTCCCCGCCCTCGACTACTTCGAGAGCTGCGGGCTGCCGTACATCGTCGCCGTCAACCACTTCGAGGGAACCCCCGGGTTCGAGGCCGAGGACGTACGGGAGGCCCTGACGGTCCCGCCGCACGTGCCTGTTGTGATCATGGACGCGCGCAACAAGATCACCGTCATCGAGTCGCTGCTGGCCCTGGTGGGCCACGCTCTCGATGCCACCCCGGCCTAG
- a CDS encoding DUF742 domain-containing protein: MKPAAEPARRLPVRGSDRRPARVRPYSLTGGRTRFGHVLLVETFVAALEAPEERRELTNGNLAGRVMPELQAIVEICRRMRTVAEISALLKMPLGVVRVLLSDLADQGKIRVYGTGHGTGQPDRALLERVLNGLRRL; the protein is encoded by the coding sequence GTGAAGCCCGCTGCTGAACCCGCCCGCAGGCTCCCCGTCCGCGGGTCCGACCGAAGGCCCGCGCGGGTCCGCCCGTACTCGCTCACCGGCGGACGCACCCGCTTCGGTCACGTCCTGCTCGTCGAGACATTCGTCGCCGCGCTCGAAGCGCCCGAGGAGCGCCGGGAGCTGACCAACGGCAACCTGGCCGGCCGCGTCATGCCGGAACTCCAGGCCATCGTCGAAATCTGCCGCCGGATGCGTACGGTCGCGGAGATCTCGGCCCTGTTGAAGATGCCGCTCGGCGTGGTCCGGGTGCTGCTCAGCGACTTGGCCGACCAGGGAAAGATCCGCGTGTACGGGACCGGTCACGGCACCGGCCAGCCCGACCGCGCACTGCTCGAAAGGGTGCTCAATGGACTCCGCCGTCTCTGA
- a CDS encoding polymorphic toxin-type HINT domain-containing protein — MPGGITRTTGYDKTGTIKSITYAQGTSNIGDLNYTRDERALQTGLTGSLANVALPAAESGTAFGKDNRITTYGGRSFTYDADGQLKTDGIRDYTWNARGQLSGLTKAGESSSFGYDALGTRSTRTVGGTTNKFLTDGSNPLVEQNAMGDTTATVATSGLDQFLTRTENGATQVYLTDALGSVIGLANSDGTIATKYAYDPNGQATATGTASSNPYTFTGRESDGTGLLYYRDRYYDPETGRFISQDPIGQAGGTNLYQYALSSPTTYTDPTGDNPMIAACAVGGLMDGGIDWAFQRLSGRKVNWGQVGNAALTGCMMGMVGEALSAFMAARGTMRLGSCPTGNSFTADTPVAMADGTSKPIKDIKTGDKVLATDPQTGETGPRAVTALIEGNGEKQLVDLTIDTDQAQNTKNGNITATEGHPFWVPAFHQWIEAGNLKAGQWLQTSAGTWVQITATKHRAQSTKVYNLTVDDLHTYYVLAGETPVLVHNSNCPNGKLSDPLPRGMNNKIASAYDKVKAGEIPSHNTYSGHEHPWWAGSKEYRVPNRPETDRILEKELPNGVKVYGWTSTHYTKIQRFSAPHFPDSGWN, encoded by the coding sequence ATGCCCGGCGGCATCACCCGCACCACCGGCTACGACAAGACCGGCACCATCAAATCCATCACCTACGCCCAGGGCACCAGCAACATCGGCGACCTGAACTACACCCGCGACGAACGGGCCCTGCAGACCGGCCTGACCGGCTCCCTCGCGAACGTCGCTCTGCCGGCCGCCGAGTCGGGCACCGCCTTCGGCAAGGACAACCGCATCACCACCTACGGCGGCCGCTCCTTCACCTACGACGCGGACGGCCAGCTCAAGACGGACGGCATCCGCGACTACACCTGGAACGCGCGGGGCCAGCTCTCCGGCCTGACCAAGGCCGGAGAGAGCAGTAGTTTCGGATACGACGCCCTGGGCACCCGCAGCACCAGGACCGTCGGCGGGACGACGAACAAGTTCCTCACCGACGGCAGCAACCCGCTGGTCGAACAGAACGCTATGGGCGACACCACCGCGACCGTGGCCACCTCCGGGCTGGACCAATTCCTCACCCGGACCGAGAACGGTGCCACCCAGGTCTACCTGACCGACGCACTCGGCTCAGTGATCGGCCTCGCCAACAGCGACGGCACCATCGCCACGAAATACGCCTACGACCCCAACGGCCAGGCCACCGCAACCGGCACGGCCTCGTCCAACCCGTACACCTTCACCGGCCGCGAGTCCGACGGCACCGGCCTGCTCTACTACCGTGACCGCTACTACGACCCCGAAACCGGCCGCTTCATCTCCCAGGACCCCATCGGCCAGGCCGGTGGCACCAACCTCTACCAGTACGCCCTGTCCTCACCCACCACCTACACCGACCCCACCGGCGACAACCCCATGATCGCCGCCTGCGCCGTCGGCGGCCTCATGGACGGCGGCATCGACTGGGCGTTCCAGCGACTCTCCGGCCGCAAGGTCAACTGGGGACAGGTCGGCAACGCCGCCCTGACCGGCTGCATGATGGGCATGGTCGGCGAAGCCCTGAGCGCCTTCATGGCCGCCAGAGGCACCATGCGCCTCGGGAGTTGCCCGACGGGCAATAGCTTCACCGCCGACACCCCGGTCGCCATGGCAGACGGCACAAGCAAGCCGATCAAGGACATCAAGACCGGCGACAAGGTTCTCGCCACCGACCCGCAGACCGGCGAAACCGGCCCCCGTGCCGTCACCGCGCTCATCGAGGGGAACGGGGAGAAGCAACTCGTCGACCTCACCATCGACACCGATCAAGCGCAGAACACGAAGAACGGCAACATCACCGCCACCGAAGGCCACCCGTTCTGGGTCCCCGCATTCCACCAGTGGATAGAGGCAGGAAACCTCAAAGCCGGGCAATGGCTCCAAACGAGCGCCGGCACCTGGGTCCAGATCACCGCCACCAAGCACCGGGCCCAGTCAACGAAGGTCTACAACCTCACCGTTGATGACCTGCATACGTACTATGTGCTGGCGGGCGAGACGCCGGTCCTCGTTCACAACAGCAATTGCCCCAACGGGAAGCTGTCGGATCCTCTGCCCAGGGGGATGAATAACAAGATCGCTTCGGCCTACGATAAAGTGAAGGCAGGGGAGATCCCTTCGCACAACACCTATTCAGGGCATGAACATCCATGGTGGGCAGGGTCCAAGGAGTATCGCGTGCCCAACAGGCCGGAAACTGACAGAATCCTGGAAAAGGAGTTGCCGAACGGCGTCAAGGTGTACGGCTGGACGTCCACGCATTACACGAAAATTCAACGCTTCAGTGCACCCCACTTCCCTGACTCGGGGTGGAATTAG
- a CDS encoding roadblock/LC7 domain-containing protein: MTAPSTFGLSTEARNLHWLLSNLVEEVPGVHSVTVVSSDGLMLLSSDPGHLVARSTGGQDGPKGSSADLATIVSGIGSLTIGAAKLMDGGGVKQTMVAMDEGSVFVMSISDGSLLGVHATPDCDMSVIAYHMALFVGRAGHVLTPELRSELRKSMESTQ, translated from the coding sequence TTGACTGCGCCCAGCACATTCGGGCTGAGTACCGAGGCCCGTAACCTTCACTGGTTGCTGAGCAATCTGGTGGAGGAGGTGCCAGGGGTCCACTCGGTCACCGTCGTCTCGTCCGACGGACTGATGCTGCTCTCCTCCGACCCCGGCCATCTGGTCGCCCGGAGCACCGGCGGGCAGGACGGCCCCAAGGGCTCCAGCGCCGACCTGGCGACCATTGTTTCCGGCATCGGCAGCCTCACCATCGGCGCCGCCAAGCTGATGGACGGCGGCGGCGTCAAGCAGACGATGGTCGCCATGGACGAAGGCAGTGTCTTCGTCATGTCGATCAGCGACGGCTCGCTGCTCGGTGTGCACGCCACCCCGGACTGCGACATGAGCGTCATCGCCTACCACATGGCGCTCTTCGTCGGCCGGGCCGGACATGTACTCACCCCCGAACTCCGCAGTGAACTGCGCAAATCGATGGAGAGCACCCAGTGA
- a CDS encoding C40 family peptidase, with protein sequence MSGGVLRPVCTAALAALVVTSSAAAAPVPPAAGSTPTGTNRSVAQLLSELRQLYQQAEEATETYNGTAAELKKRAAQAKKLDIALVAARTALADSRDEAGRLAREQYQGRSDFSAYMRLLLSRDPEHLLDQEHVIRRAAAGRAATVQRLTGAEKHADELATESRKVLDRQQVLAAKQKKQRDTVRSRLKAVESMLAKLSSPQLTELSRLEQRDTEKAQGALVASGALSSTRPPSEAGGEAVKYAIGQVGKPYVWGAEGPDSFDCSGLTSQAWAKAGRVIPRTSQEQWRQLRKVPTNALRPGDLVIYFPKATHVAMYIGNGLVVQAPRPGSRVKVSPVASNPLLGAVRPDPQSAPLSTYRPPRLPQGASSGSDAGYGSSSAPSGSGQ encoded by the coding sequence GTGTCAGGCGGAGTCTTGCGTCCGGTCTGCACCGCCGCCCTGGCCGCGCTCGTCGTGACCTCGTCGGCGGCCGCCGCGCCCGTGCCGCCCGCTGCGGGGTCCACGCCCACGGGTACGAACAGGAGCGTCGCCCAACTCCTGTCCGAGCTGCGGCAGCTGTACCAGCAGGCCGAGGAGGCCACCGAGACGTACAACGGGACCGCCGCCGAGCTGAAGAAGCGCGCGGCACAGGCGAAGAAGCTCGACATCGCTCTCGTCGCCGCCCGGACCGCGCTGGCCGACAGCCGCGACGAGGCGGGGCGACTGGCCCGGGAGCAGTACCAGGGCCGGTCCGACTTCTCCGCGTACATGCGGCTCCTGCTGTCCCGGGACCCCGAACACCTCCTGGACCAGGAGCATGTGATCCGGCGCGCGGCGGCCGGGCGGGCGGCGACGGTGCAGCGGCTCACCGGCGCCGAGAAGCACGCCGACGAGCTGGCGACCGAGTCCCGCAAGGTCCTCGACCGGCAGCAGGTGCTGGCCGCGAAGCAGAAGAAACAGCGGGACACGGTCCGGTCGCGGCTGAAGGCCGTCGAGTCGATGCTGGCCAAGCTCTCCAGCCCCCAGCTCACCGAGCTGTCCCGGCTCGAACAGCGGGACACGGAGAAGGCCCAGGGCGCCCTGGTCGCCTCGGGGGCGCTGTCCTCGACACGGCCGCCGTCCGAGGCGGGCGGCGAGGCGGTGAAGTACGCGATCGGCCAGGTCGGCAAGCCGTACGTGTGGGGCGCGGAGGGGCCGGACTCCTTCGACTGCTCGGGGCTCACCTCGCAGGCCTGGGCGAAGGCGGGCCGGGTCATTCCGCGGACGTCACAGGAACAGTGGCGGCAGCTGCGGAAGGTGCCGACGAACGCGCTGCGCCCGGGTGACCTGGTGATCTACTTCCCGAAGGCCACGCATGTGGCGATGTACATCGGCAACGGTCTGGTGGTGCAGGCACCCCGGCCGGGCTCACGGGTGAAGGTCTCGCCGGTGGCGTCGAACCCGCTGCTCGGCGCCGTACGGCCCGACCCGCAGAGCGCGCCGCTGTCCACGTACCGGCCGCCGAGGCTCCCGCAGGGGGCTTCCTCCGGCTCGGATGCGGGGTACGGCTCGTCGTCGGCCCCCTCGGGCTCCGGGCAGTAG
- a CDS encoding protein phosphatase 2C domain-containing protein yields MRIELATAPGSPERPNEDWAATALPASGQGGALILLDGVTPPRGDDGCVHSVPWFTARLGGALVELSGSRRDLTLQEILAVSIRRTADTHRSLCDLSHVRTPQATVVMARWDDREVEHLVLSDSVLLFEAHDGSVRPLLDDRLDRLPPGSLSTEAITDARVRNKEGGFFTAAADPSVAARAVTGRTPLDQVRSIAALTDGAARWTEMFREGDWADCLGVLRKEGTQALIDRVRALEDADTGRVRLRRSKTHDDATAVHAVL; encoded by the coding sequence ATGCGCATCGAACTGGCCACCGCCCCCGGCAGCCCGGAACGCCCGAACGAGGACTGGGCCGCCACCGCGCTTCCCGCTTCCGGCCAGGGCGGGGCGCTGATCCTGCTCGACGGAGTGACCCCGCCCCGGGGGGACGACGGTTGTGTGCACTCGGTCCCCTGGTTCACCGCCCGACTGGGCGGCGCACTGGTCGAACTGTCCGGTTCGCGGCGGGATCTGACTCTTCAGGAGATCCTGGCAGTGTCCATCCGGCGCACCGCCGACACGCACCGTTCCCTGTGTGACCTTTCTCACGTACGCACACCTCAGGCCACGGTCGTCATGGCGCGCTGGGACGACCGCGAGGTCGAACACCTGGTGCTCTCCGATTCCGTACTGCTGTTCGAGGCGCACGACGGAAGTGTGCGCCCCCTGCTCGACGACCGGCTCGACCGGCTGCCGCCCGGCTCGCTGAGCACCGAGGCGATCACCGACGCCCGGGTGCGGAACAAGGAGGGCGGCTTCTTCACCGCCGCCGCCGACCCCTCCGTGGCGGCCCGCGCGGTCACCGGGCGCACCCCGCTCGACCAGGTGCGGTCCATCGCCGCACTGACCGACGGGGCGGCCCGCTGGACCGAGATGTTCCGCGAGGGCGACTGGGCGGACTGCCTCGGCGTTCTCCGCAAGGAAGGGACGCAGGCGCTGATCGACCGGGTCAGGGCCCTGGAGGACGCGGACACCGGACGCGTGCGTCTGCGCCGCAGCAAGACCCACGACGACGCGACGGCGGTCCACGCGGTGCTGTGA
- a CDS encoding nitrate- and nitrite sensing domain-containing protein, translated as MQKKRPRSKGSKQRGSGATPPAPAESEGARRTVRVRSRLVAGVAVVGITVIAAGTPAILAASSELNESQRLVTLAELNQQALALAHALADERDEVTARIAAGRDGKSGATDGKDDSRGRSARVDQQVDEIRGTAPEALRRDLSTIPSLRRDALSGKGTALEAHQAYSEVIAKLHDLADELAEKTPPRAAEATRAPLALGQATEQASATRGLLIAALSVPRKDTVPQTDPLTGLPTQPQDSGSDKDDRTRDELSAAAQQARVRELGSLADFDQAAGATARDKLSSTVTGPEVNSAEKYLNSLTDRPELSDSDQQTNRKKVEAAFSARIDRMRSVESALGTEQIQRLEQLRDDDVTALELRIALLGGCLLIAVGVSTAVARTLTQPLAVLRIGAARLASEPDTAEPIRYTGRNDEFAQVVRSLNSLHGKLQGLLHEFNGRFESLQTERGELIAGREALTVQRAELQVLASDLTAQLERLKNTVHHTFVNLSLRTLGLVERQLGVIESLEEREHDPERLATLFKLDHMATVMRRHSENMLVLAGAEHGHGHAGPIPLVDVLRAAVSEIERYERVTIQSLPPHAQIAGFAADDLSHLVAELLENATSFSPPDSHVQLSGWLLESGEVMLSVQDEGIGMSPVRMGELNSRLGDPTLFDSGEPDEKGASGAGLGLQVTSLLAARHGVRVQLRDHKGSGVTAVVVLPQALLPKAPPAATPPPVQVPGEAPALNLPGSVAEANSNALSGRTLGLPGDPLIAAAEQTIREAGAEPAPAATPAPAATPGPAPARTEAPAATEVPVEAESEVTMQVRLPVVPEFADTPEIRVPDPYAIGPDRHEHVADETPEPYTAAPAPAPAPAPTPVADALPGPRQPEQQSQQAERITDKGLPKRTPKVVKPTAAPTTERKGSLDKEALRRRLGGFHQGAKEGRRDVEAEIAEITATQSLPGATGPGGHPVRTDQTDETGDTVEEARS; from the coding sequence GTGCAGAAGAAGCGGCCTCGGAGCAAGGGCAGCAAGCAGCGCGGTTCCGGGGCGACGCCACCGGCACCTGCCGAGAGCGAGGGCGCCCGGCGCACCGTGCGCGTACGGAGCCGGCTGGTCGCCGGTGTCGCGGTCGTCGGTATCACCGTCATCGCCGCGGGTACGCCCGCGATCCTCGCCGCCTCCTCCGAACTGAACGAATCGCAACGGCTGGTCACCCTCGCCGAGCTGAACCAGCAGGCCCTCGCCCTCGCCCACGCCCTCGCGGACGAGCGCGACGAGGTCACCGCCCGGATCGCCGCCGGACGTGACGGGAAGTCCGGCGCGACGGACGGCAAGGACGACTCCCGCGGCCGCAGCGCCCGCGTCGACCAGCAGGTCGACGAGATCAGGGGCACGGCCCCGGAGGCACTGCGCCGCGACCTCTCCACCATCCCCTCCCTGCGCCGCGACGCGCTCAGCGGCAAGGGCACGGCACTGGAGGCCCACCAGGCCTACTCCGAGGTCATCGCCAAGCTCCACGACCTCGCCGACGAACTCGCCGAGAAGACCCCGCCGCGCGCGGCCGAGGCCACCCGCGCCCCGCTCGCCCTCGGGCAGGCCACCGAGCAGGCCTCCGCCACCCGCGGTCTGCTGATCGCCGCGCTCTCGGTGCCCCGCAAGGACACGGTCCCGCAGACCGACCCGCTGACCGGGCTCCCGACGCAGCCCCAGGACAGCGGCAGCGACAAGGACGACCGCACCCGTGACGAGCTGAGCGCCGCCGCCCAGCAGGCCCGAGTCCGCGAACTCGGCTCGCTCGCCGACTTCGACCAGGCCGCGGGCGCCACCGCCCGCGACAAGCTGTCGTCCACCGTCACCGGTCCCGAGGTCAACAGCGCGGAGAAGTACCTCAACTCCCTCACCGACCGCCCCGAGCTGTCGGACTCCGACCAGCAGACCAACCGCAAGAAGGTCGAGGCGGCGTTCTCCGCCCGGATCGACCGGATGCGGAGCGTCGAGTCGGCCCTCGGCACCGAACAGATCCAGCGCCTGGAGCAGTTGCGCGACGACGACGTCACCGCGCTCGAACTGCGCATCGCGCTGCTCGGCGGCTGTCTGCTGATCGCCGTCGGCGTCTCCACCGCCGTGGCCCGCACCCTCACCCAGCCACTCGCCGTCCTGCGGATCGGCGCCGCCCGCCTCGCCTCGGAGCCCGACACCGCCGAGCCGATCCGCTACACCGGTCGCAACGACGAGTTCGCCCAGGTCGTACGGTCCCTCAACAGCCTGCACGGCAAGCTCCAGGGGCTCCTCCACGAGTTCAACGGCCGCTTCGAGAGCCTGCAGACCGAGCGCGGCGAGCTGATCGCCGGGCGCGAGGCCCTCACCGTCCAGCGCGCCGAGCTCCAGGTCCTGGCCTCCGACCTCACCGCCCAGCTGGAGCGGCTGAAGAACACGGTCCACCACACCTTCGTCAACCTCTCGCTGCGCACCCTCGGCCTCGTCGAGCGCCAGCTCGGGGTCATCGAGAGCCTGGAGGAGCGGGAGCACGACCCGGAGCGGCTCGCCACCCTCTTCAAGCTCGACCACATGGCCACCGTCATGCGCAGGCACAGCGAGAACATGCTGGTCCTCGCGGGCGCCGAGCACGGCCACGGGCACGCGGGACCGATCCCGCTGGTCGACGTGTTGCGCGCCGCCGTGTCGGAGATCGAGCGGTACGAGCGGGTCACCATCCAGTCCCTGCCGCCGCACGCCCAGATCGCCGGCTTCGCCGCCGACGACCTCAGCCACCTCGTCGCCGAACTCCTGGAGAACGCGACCTCCTTCTCGCCGCCGGACTCCCACGTCCAGCTCTCCGGCTGGCTGCTGGAGAGCGGCGAGGTGATGCTCTCCGTGCAGGACGAGGGCATCGGGATGTCGCCGGTGCGGATGGGCGAGCTCAACAGCCGGCTGGGCGACCCCACTCTGTTCGATTCGGGCGAGCCGGACGAAAAGGGGGCGTCCGGGGCCGGTCTCGGCCTCCAGGTCACCTCCCTGCTGGCGGCGCGCCACGGCGTACGGGTCCAGCTGCGCGACCACAAGGGCAGCGGGGTCACCGCGGTCGTCGTCCTGCCCCAGGCCCTGCTGCCGAAGGCGCCCCCGGCCGCCACCCCGCCGCCGGTGCAGGTCCCCGGGGAGGCGCCCGCGCTGAACCTGCCGGGATCGGTCGCCGAGGCCAACTCCAACGCACTGTCGGGCCGTACGCTCGGCCTGCCCGGGGACCCGCTGATCGCCGCCGCCGAGCAGACGATCCGCGAGGCGGGCGCCGAGCCGGCACCCGCCGCCACCCCTGCGCCCGCCGCCACCCCCGGGCCCGCCCCGGCCCGGACGGAGGCCCCGGCCGCGACGGAGGTTCCGGTCGAGGCGGAGTCCGAGGTCACGATGCAGGTCCGGCTCCCGGTGGTGCCGGAGTTCGCGGACACACCCGAGATCAGGGTGCCCGACCCGTACGCCATCGGCCCCGACCGCCACGAGCACGTCGCGGACGAGACCCCGGAGCCGTACACCGCCGCCCCGGCGCCCGCTCCTGCCCCGGCCCCCACACCCGTGGCCGACGCACTGCCCGGCCCCCGGCAGCCGGAACAGCAGTCGCAGCAGGCCGAACGCATCACGGACAAGGGGCTGCCCAAGCGCACCCCCAAGGTCGTCAAGCCCACCGCTGCACCCACCACCGAGCGCAAGGGCAGTCTGGACAAGGAGGCGCTGCGCCGTCGGCTCGGCGGCTTCCACCAGGGCGCGAAGGAAGGCCGCCGGGACGTCGAGGCGGAGATCGCCGAGATCACGGCCACGCAGTCCCTCCCGGGAGCCACCGGACCAGGTGGACACCCCGTACGTACCGATCAGACGGATGAGACGGGGGACACAGTCGAGGAGGCACGCAGTTGA
- a CDS encoding styrene monooxygenase/indole monooxygenase family protein — translation MRKILIVGAGQSGLQLALGLQSRGYEVTLMSNRTADEIRSGRVMSTQCMFHTALQHERDYQLNFWESQAPRIEGLGVSVAAPDSSRAVDWVGKLDGIAQSVDQRVKMAGWMETFAQRGGQLVIHGAAVSDLDYFSRTYDLVMVSAGKGELVSMFGRDASRSPFDAPQRALAVAYVHGMGPRPEHPDFDAVRCNLVPGVGELFVMPTLTTSGRADILFWEGVPGGPLDVFQGIKDPSEHLAKTLELMERFTPWEYARATKVELTDANGTLAGRYAPTVRKPIGRLPGGGLVLGVADVVVANDPITGQGSNSASKCANAYLDSIIEHGDREFDAEWMQATFDRYWDTAQHVVKWTNAMLGVPPEHVLNLIGAAGQLQPVANRFANGFNNPADFDNFFFDPEKTNAYLAEVSGAAQTA, via the coding sequence ATGCGGAAGATACTCATAGTCGGAGCCGGCCAGTCCGGACTCCAGCTGGCCCTCGGACTGCAGTCCCGCGGGTACGAAGTCACCCTGATGTCCAACCGCACGGCCGACGAGATCCGCTCCGGCCGGGTCATGTCGACGCAGTGCATGTTCCACACGGCGCTCCAGCACGAGCGTGACTACCAGCTCAACTTCTGGGAGTCCCAGGCCCCGCGCATCGAGGGCCTCGGTGTCTCGGTCGCCGCGCCGGACTCCTCGCGCGCCGTCGACTGGGTCGGCAAGCTGGACGGCATCGCCCAGTCCGTCGACCAGCGCGTGAAGATGGCCGGCTGGATGGAGACCTTCGCCCAGCGCGGCGGACAACTCGTCATCCACGGCGCGGCCGTCTCCGACCTGGACTACTTCTCCCGCACCTACGACCTGGTGATGGTCTCCGCGGGCAAGGGCGAGCTGGTCTCCATGTTCGGCCGGGACGCCTCCCGTTCGCCGTTCGACGCCCCGCAGCGCGCCCTGGCCGTGGCGTACGTCCACGGCATGGGCCCGCGCCCGGAGCACCCCGACTTCGACGCGGTCCGCTGCAACCTGGTCCCCGGTGTCGGCGAGCTCTTCGTGATGCCGACCCTGACCACGTCCGGCCGCGCCGACATCCTGTTCTGGGAGGGCGTCCCGGGCGGCCCGCTCGACGTGTTCCAGGGCATCAAGGACCCCTCCGAGCACCTGGCGAAGACGCTGGAGCTCATGGAGCGGTTCACGCCGTGGGAGTACGCCCGCGCCACCAAGGTCGAACTGACCGACGCCAACGGCACCCTGGCGGGCCGCTACGCTCCGACCGTCCGCAAGCCGATCGGCCGGCTGCCCGGCGGCGGTCTGGTGCTCGGCGTCGCGGATGTCGTCGTCGCCAACGACCCGATCACCGGCCAGGGCTCCAACTCGGCCTCCAAGTGCGCCAACGCCTACCTGGACTCGATCATCGAGCACGGCGACCGGGAGTTCGACGCGGAGTGGATGCAGGCCACGTTCGACCGTTACTGGGACACCGCGCAGCACGTCGTGAAGTGGACCAACGCGATGCTCGGCGTACCGCCGGAGCACGTACTGAACCTGATCGGCGCCGCCGGCCAGCTCCAGCCGGTCGCCAACCGCTTCGCCAACGGCTTCAACAACCCGGCGGACTTCGACAACTTCTTCTTCGACCCGGAGAAGACCAACGCGTACCTGGCCGAGGTCTCGGGGGCGGCGCAGACCGCCTGA